From a single Solenopsis invicta isolate M01_SB chromosome 6, UNIL_Sinv_3.0, whole genome shotgun sequence genomic region:
- the LOC105197081 gene encoding farnesyl pyrophosphate synthase, protein MKMAPSLSGTLWDGMEKEAQEMMAVWPQIMRDVTERVKNIPDIGKWLEKVLQYNVLETPKLHSLTLFYAYKSIAPIEDQTEENIHLARILAWCTEVLIGYLILIDDIMDQSSIRRGKTCWYRHDDTTDLMAINDATMLESIGYYLLQKYFKGKECYNNIAESFQDSIFNGQIGQFFDMKKCNLDEFTMDRYVITVQNKSGQLAFLMPARAGIHYATTEKNGEMLKQTESILLEMGQFYQIQDDCLICFFDVLGKDFNDIAKGKFTWLIVKALERVTPEQRKILEECYGVSDPEKVKRVKQLYIELDLLNAYFKYEEEAYNAISARIQKIPWERLRGFFMGLLGKLYRRRVCYT, encoded by the exons ATGAAAATGGCTCCATCTTTAAGTGGAACGCTGTGGGATGGGATGGAGAAAGAAGCTCAGGAGATGATGGCAGTGTGGCCGCAAATTATGCGTGATGTTACGGAACGTGTCAAAAATATTCCTGATATTGGTAAATGGTTGGAAAAA gtattacaatataatgtcTTAGAAACACCGAAACTTCATAGCTTAACGTTATTTTATGCCTATAAGTCGATAGCACCTATTGAAGATCAGACGGAAGAAAACATTCACTTAGCAAGGATTTTAGCATGGTGTACGGAAGTG TTGATAGGCTATTTGATTTTAATCGACGACATTATGGATCAGTCGTCAATTCGCCGAGGCAAAACATGTTGGTATCGACACGATGATACTACAGATTTAATGGCAATCAATGATGCTACTATGTTAGAGAGCATTggatattatttacttcaaaaatacttcaaaggaaaagaatgttataataatatagcaGAATCATTCCAAGAC tCTATATTTAATGGACAAATAGGCCAGTTTTTTGATATGAAGAAATGTAATCTAGATGAATTTACAATGGATCGATATGTTATCACCGTTCAGAACAAATCAGGACAATTGGCATTTTTAATGCCAGCACGTGCAGGAATTCATTAT GCTACAACTGAGAAAAATGGAGAGATGCTCAAGCAAACAGAAAGTATCTTGTTAGAGATGGGACAGTTTTATCAAATCCAAGACGATTGTCTAATTTGCTTTTTCGATGTATTGGGCAAAGATTTTAATGATATAGcaaaaggaaaatttacatggctAATTGTTAAAGCTCTCGAACGCGTCACTCCGGAACAACGtaaaattttagaa gaATGTTACGGAGTTTCAGATCCGGAGAAAGTAAAACGTGTAAAACAACTCTACATTGAATTGGATTTGCTGAACGCTTATTTTAAATACGAAGAAGAGGCGTATAATGCAATAAGTGCACGCATACAGAAAATACCATGGGAAAGACTGCGAGGTTTTTTCATGGGTTTATTAGGGAAGCTTTATCGCAGACGAGTCTGTTATACTTAA